CGCGGCCGGACTCGCCGTGGTGGCGGGGATGGTCGACCTGTGGGACGTGCCGGAGGACCGGACCCGTCGGACGGCGGTGACCTTCAACCTGCTGAATGCCTCGGTCGCGGTGCTCTTCGTCTTCGGCTGCCTGATGAGGTCCGGGGTGCCCGAGCACGGGGCGACGGGCGCGCTGGTGCTGGTCGAGTTGCTGGGCCTGCTGGTCGGCGCGGTGGGCGTACGCCTGGGCGCCAGCCTGGTGCGCCAGTTCGACCCGCGGAACACCGAGCCGACCAGCTTCGACGGCTTCGGCCCACCGGCCACCTCGGTCGCCGGTGGATTCGGCCGGCGACGGTCCCGCTGAGCCGTTCCGGCGCAGTCGCGCCGGTGGCCCCCCGCCACCGGTGGATGTCGGCGTTCCGGTGTCAGGAGTGGGCGCTCGCCCGGTGCGCGGCGAGCACGTCGTCACCGAAGTCGCTGTGCGGACGGCGGAGTACGGAGTGCGCGTGGTTGCCGTCCTCGCTGGTGTTGTCGTACTCGATCAGCAGGTCCTCGCCCTGGATCCGGTAGTAGTGGCGTCGTCCGGGCACGGTCGGGCCCTCCCAGGCGAAGTGCAGTTCGCCGGTACCGATTCGGGCGGCCTCCTGAGCGGCGAGTTCCGGCGGAAACCGGTCGAGGTACAGCGCGACGAGCTGGTCGAGCAGCGCCCGCGGTGTCGGTCCGAGCGTCGCGGCGGTCAGGCCGGCCGGCTCGATCCGACTGGCGAATCGGGGTCGGGTGCCGCTGCGGATGTCGGCGGGCGCCTGGTCGGAGACGATCGCGGCGGCGCGGCCGCCGGGGCCGAGCGCGTCCAGCAGCGCCCGGGCCAGGTCCTCCTCGGGTGCGAGTGGACGGCTCACCGCGCGGCCGGCGTAGCTCACCGTGGCCGGGTTCGCGCCGAGGAAGACGGGCGCGGGGGAGACCCGGTCTCCGGCGACCGTCATGGTCACCGAGAGGTGGTGCCCCTCGAACCGCCACGACCAGGCGTCGTCCCGGGCCGGGTCGCCGAAGACCACGATCCGGTAGTCGTCGCTGTGCCGGCCCCGCTGCCAGTTCTCCTGCCGGTCGAGCACCTCTTCCAGGGCCATGATCGTGGCGGCCTGGGCGTAGGCGTGCGGGCTCAACGCCGTCGCCAACAGCCGGTGTGTCACCTTCCGGGCGGTCCGGTCGAGGTCGGCGAGGCAGGCGCCGGGACGGGGCAGCGGGCGGTATTCGATCCAGCGCCGGCCGGCCTCGTCCGCGAACGGGCGTGCGGCGAGTTCCCGGACCGGGCCGGGTAGCGCGTCCAGCAGAGCGGTGGCTGCGGTCCGCATCTGCCCGGCCAGCGTGGTGTTTCGCATCCTCCCTGTATACCGGCTGGTGATCCGGCCCCGGCGCGGAGGTTTCGGGTGTTCCAGCCAGCGCGACCGGCTAGGCTCCGGGCCGGAGCAGGGCGAGCATGTCGGAGAGGTCGAAGAAGACGGCCGTCTCGATCGCCGACGGGCTGCCGTGGGCGGGGTCCGCCCCGGCGCGTACCAACGCGGTCACCGCGTCGGTCGAGCTGCGGAACGCGGCGGCGGCGAGCGCGGTCTGCCCCCGGTCATTGGTACGCGCATGGTCGGCGCCCCGGTCGAGCAGGGCCGCCACCGTCGCCGGGCGCGCGTGGTACGCGGCCAGGATCAGCAACGTGTCGCCCTTGTCGTTGGTCATGTTGACCGGAAGTCCGGCGTCGACGTACCCGATCAGTTCCTCGGTACGGCCGGCGCGCGCGAGGTCGAACATGCGGTGCGCGAACGCCAGGGTCTCCTCGTCCAGTTCCTCGGCCACCGAATCAGCCTAGGTCTGCTCATCGTCGCTGGGTGCGGCTGTTCGGAACCCCGTTGCGGGACGGTCGGTGACGGGCCCGTCGCCGCCGCTTGAAGATCAGTTCCAGGAAGCCCAAAATGTGATCGGGGTCACATCGACGTCCGCTGAGTCCTAGGTAAGGTCTGCACAACCGTCAACCCCTTTCGAAGGGTGCCGCCAGATGTTCAAACACTCCCCACAAGGGTCGCGGCGACTCCGGATCGTCGGGCTCGCCGCATCAGCTTTCCTGGTGGTGACCGTTGCCGTAGCTCCGGCAAGCAGCGCCCAGACACCACCGGTCACAACGGACCCGACCACAGCGGACGTTGCCGCGTTGCCGGGCGTGGACGAGATCTCCAGCAGTCG
The nucleotide sequence above comes from Plantactinospora soyae. Encoded proteins:
- a CDS encoding DUF2231 domain-containing protein yields the protein MQSRLRVHGHPIQPMLVTFPFGLFVCATVFDLTDVLGGPAMLGLVGYWTAVAALFAAGLAVVAGMVDLWDVPEDRTRRTAVTFNLLNASVAVLFVFGCLMRSGVPEHGATGALVLVELLGLLVGAVGVRLGASLVRQFDPRNTEPTSFDGFGPPATSVAGGFGRRRSR
- a CDS encoding DUF3500 domain-containing protein — protein: MRNTTLAGQMRTAATALLDALPGPVRELAARPFADEAGRRWIEYRPLPRPGACLADLDRTARKVTHRLLATALSPHAYAQAATIMALEEVLDRQENWQRGRHSDDYRIVVFGDPARDDAWSWRFEGHHLSVTMTVAGDRVSPAPVFLGANPATVSYAGRAVSRPLAPEEDLARALLDALGPGGRAAAIVSDQAPADIRSGTRPRFASRIEPAGLTAATLGPTPRALLDQLVALYLDRFPPELAAQEAARIGTGELHFAWEGPTVPGRRHYYRIQGEDLLIEYDNTSEDGNHAHSVLRRPHSDFGDDVLAAHRASAHS
- a CDS encoding ankyrin repeat domain-containing protein; the protein is MFDLARAGRTEELIGYVDAGLPVNMTNDKGDTLLILAAYHARPATVAALLDRGADHARTNDRGQTALAAAAFRSSTDAVTALVRAGADPAHGSPSAIETAVFFDLSDMLALLRPGA